In Verrucomicrobiota bacterium JB022, a single genomic region encodes these proteins:
- a CDS encoding endo-1,4-beta-xylanase — protein MLASCALSLAARPEQGGTLREAFADDFLIGVALNGRTIEQAESSAARLAAREFAALTAENDMKWQHIHPAPGRYNFAAADAYLAFAEAHGMEVIGHTLVWHSQTPDWVFTDAKGNELTREELLERMREHIQTVVGRYRGRIKGWDVVNEAIDDDKSGLRDTPWRRIIGDDYLDYAFRFAREADPAAELYYNDYSLVEPGKRARTLTMLRGLIERGIPVDGVGMQGHYHLHWPKLEEVDRSIRDFASLGLKVMITELDVDVLPSRNRPGMADIAHREEGGAAFNPYTQGLPDEVQQQLADRYAELFAVFLQHRQSITRVTLWGLGDGESWLNNFPIPGRTNYPLLFDRALHPKPAYELVRQAGQETLPAVGATELKVEPVN, from the coding sequence ATGCTGGCCTCCTGTGCTCTTTCGCTGGCTGCCCGCCCTGAGCAGGGCGGCACTTTGCGCGAGGCCTTTGCCGACGATTTTCTGATCGGCGTCGCCCTCAACGGCCGGACCATCGAGCAGGCGGAATCTTCCGCCGCTCGCCTCGCCGCTCGGGAATTCGCTGCGCTGACGGCGGAGAACGACATGAAGTGGCAGCACATCCACCCCGCGCCGGGCCGCTACAACTTTGCCGCGGCCGACGCCTACCTCGCCTTTGCCGAGGCGCACGGCATGGAGGTGATTGGGCACACGCTGGTGTGGCACAGCCAGACGCCCGACTGGGTCTTTACGGACGCCAAGGGCAATGAACTGACGCGTGAAGAGCTGCTGGAGCGCATGCGCGAGCACATCCAGACCGTAGTGGGCCGCTACCGGGGTCGGATCAAGGGCTGGGACGTCGTCAACGAAGCGATCGACGACGATAAGAGCGGCCTGCGCGACACCCCCTGGCGCCGCATTATCGGCGACGATTACCTCGACTACGCCTTCCGCTTCGCCCGCGAAGCCGACCCTGCGGCCGAGCTGTATTACAACGACTACAGCCTCGTGGAGCCCGGCAAACGCGCGCGTACCCTCACGATGCTGCGCGGGCTGATCGAGCGCGGCATACCGGTCGACGGGGTGGGGATGCAAGGCCATTACCACCTTCACTGGCCCAAGCTCGAAGAGGTCGACCGGTCGATCCGAGACTTCGCTTCGCTCGGGCTCAAGGTCATGATCACCGAGCTCGACGTCGATGTCCTGCCCTCGCGCAACCGGCCCGGCATGGCCGATATCGCCCATCGCGAGGAGGGGGGCGCGGCGTTCAACCCCTACACGCAAGGCTTGCCCGACGAAGTGCAGCAACAACTTGCAGATCGTTATGCCGAGCTGTTTGCTGTCTTCCTGCAGCACCGCCAGTCGATCACCCGCGTCACCCTCTGGGGCCTCGGCGACGGCGAAAGCTGGCTCAATAACTTCCCGATCCCAGGGCGCACCAACTACCCCCTCTTGTTCGACCGCGCCTTGCACCCCAAGCCCGCCTACGAGCTTGTCCGCCAAGCCGGTCAAGAGACGCTTCCCGCCGTCGGTGCGACCGAGCTTAAGGTAGAGCCGGTCAACTGA
- a CDS encoding TonB-dependent receptor plug domain-containing protein, with protein sequence MPTTKFPTRYLFASTILLSSALLAPSSAFAQTSTSSDADPEEVFELSPFEVQAESSVGYTATQTLAGSRINTRLEDVGSAISVVTAEFMQDTGATDNKSLLAYTTNTEVAGPQGNFTGASGGQVESEAYRLTNPNSTTRVRGLTAADNTRNFFGSSIPWDGYAVDRIDVQRGPNSILFGLGSPAGIINATMKTAVHDDFGSVELRVGSYGSNRQSLDVNRNLIDDELSVRFIVLRNDEQYRQDPAYSLDKRIFGTVRYEPKFLRGDGAKTTFKSYFEGGTIRSNNPRRITPLDQITGWWDQLDQATYDPASARYSGQFYTYDAQGNESSYYPPNMGQFNNTRDGGVANPTFEPWLNDVGMYGGVWLQYNNGQNQPFLASMPEFKTIGGRSSTGEVDNTVALPFSRRVLVSTTTTWATRANAEWANKGLWKSDTLSDPSVFDFYNNLIDGDTKQEWQNFNNVNFSLNQTFWDHRIGIEAAYDRQKYSSGSSRISPSGALTVDINTTNLDGTPNQNLGRPYIYGTGTGGRSDITNESWRVNAYGSYDFSKEHEGWLMRLLGRHMISGLVSQDARTSDSRNFMVYGTPDEFGNLVATGTAATFIDSNDRVVIPTIYLGDSLLGANSYRGVNIPRPGGIDVPRTVDWYYFDATWNAGPSVAFDADYYNYFTGRLSTQSENPDNYVGWRSRQVEILNAYDGDQDALTTSANLQKREVNSYAAVWQANLWNDSIVGMWGIRYDEVDTYGRDASRVNNRAQFDGPDGRLYTLNGISPIVDDAYSPSWSVVAKLNNLVGNRLPIDVNLAYNRSENFQVTGPRNDILGNALAAPSGETEDYGIVLADKSRRFIFRINRFETKALNANNSVGFPTWFFTGTGNFIMRNEDRVDAYEYQLGELGNPGSAGQDGSWEWQYAPRVGETQEQADAEMNAAIAAWRQYTQEPLVQQIMQAWGFNDFGVTQLTTMSTPVNNFTATEDQISKGWEYEFTGNPTRNWRITFNASETEAIRSNIGGQLLSNFVELTNEYQNGPMGQIRQWGGGGISSTSLVSWNSNFYSSYVLMKQMEGQRATDLRRWRFNLVTNYEFDEGPLEGINIGAGYRWQDKVVIGYRPELAADGQSVIFDLDSPYYGPSEDAIDLWIGYKRKLTDKIDWRIQLNVRNVGQHEELIPVATQWDGTVAQWAIAPHETWTLSTTFEF encoded by the coding sequence ATGCCCACTACCAAGTTCCCCACGCGTTACCTATTCGCTAGTACCATACTGCTATCATCGGCCCTGCTTGCTCCATCTTCTGCCTTTGCGCAGACCAGCACCAGTTCGGATGCCGATCCCGAGGAAGTCTTCGAGCTTTCCCCGTTTGAAGTTCAGGCTGAATCCTCCGTCGGTTATACGGCCACCCAGACCCTCGCCGGCTCCCGCATCAATACTCGCCTCGAAGACGTCGGCTCGGCCATCTCGGTCGTTACCGCCGAGTTCATGCAGGATACGGGCGCGACAGACAACAAATCGCTGCTCGCCTACACCACCAATACCGAAGTCGCCGGCCCGCAAGGCAACTTCACCGGCGCCAGCGGCGGGCAAGTAGAGTCGGAAGCCTACCGCCTCACCAATCCCAACTCCACCACCCGTGTGCGTGGCCTGACCGCCGCCGACAATACCCGTAACTTCTTCGGCAGCTCCATCCCGTGGGATGGTTATGCGGTCGACCGGATCGACGTGCAGCGGGGCCCCAATTCGATCCTCTTCGGCCTCGGCAGCCCCGCAGGTATCATCAATGCGACGATGAAGACAGCGGTGCACGATGACTTTGGCAGCGTTGAGCTTCGCGTCGGCTCTTATGGCTCCAACCGCCAGAGCCTCGACGTCAACCGCAACCTGATCGACGACGAACTCTCCGTACGCTTCATCGTGCTGCGCAACGATGAACAATATCGGCAGGACCCGGCCTACAGCCTCGACAAGCGTATTTTTGGCACCGTGCGCTACGAACCGAAGTTCCTGCGTGGCGATGGGGCCAAGACCACCTTCAAGTCATACTTCGAAGGCGGCACCATCCGCAGTAACAACCCGCGCCGCATCACCCCGCTCGATCAGATTACCGGCTGGTGGGACCAGCTCGACCAGGCGACCTACGACCCCGCTTCGGCTCGCTACAGCGGTCAGTTTTACACCTACGACGCGCAGGGCAACGAGTCCTCCTATTACCCGCCCAACATGGGCCAGTTCAACAACACGCGCGATGGCGGCGTGGCCAACCCGACCTTCGAGCCCTGGCTGAACGATGTGGGCATGTATGGCGGCGTGTGGCTGCAATACAACAACGGCCAAAACCAGCCGTTCCTCGCTTCGATGCCGGAATTCAAGACGATTGGCGGCCGGAGCAGCACCGGGGAGGTCGACAACACGGTCGCGCTGCCTTTCTCGCGCCGGGTGCTCGTTTCGACGACTACGACCTGGGCCACCCGCGCCAACGCCGAATGGGCCAACAAGGGCCTCTGGAAGTCCGACACGCTCTCCGACCCGAGCGTCTTCGACTTTTACAACAACCTGATCGACGGCGACACCAAGCAGGAGTGGCAGAACTTCAACAACGTCAACTTCAGCCTCAACCAGACCTTCTGGGATCATCGCATCGGGATCGAAGCTGCCTACGACCGCCAGAAATACAGCAGCGGCTCGTCGCGCATCTCCCCCAGCGGCGCCCTGACGGTCGACATCAACACGACCAACCTCGACGGCACGCCCAATCAGAACCTGGGCCGCCCCTACATCTACGGCACGGGCACAGGCGGTCGAAGCGACATCACCAACGAATCGTGGCGCGTCAATGCCTACGGCTCCTACGACTTTTCGAAAGAGCATGAGGGCTGGCTGATGCGCCTGCTCGGGCGTCACATGATCAGCGGCCTCGTGAGCCAGGACGCCCGCACCAGCGACTCGCGCAACTTCATGGTCTACGGCACGCCCGATGAGTTCGGCAACCTCGTGGCGACGGGCACTGCCGCCACGTTCATCGACAGCAACGACCGGGTCGTCATCCCCACCATCTACCTCGGCGACTCCCTGCTCGGCGCCAACAGCTACCGGGGCGTGAACATCCCCCGCCCCGGCGGGATCGATGTGCCCCGCACGGTAGACTGGTATTACTTTGACGCCACCTGGAATGCAGGCCCTTCCGTCGCCTTCGATGCCGACTACTACAACTACTTCACGGGCCGCCTCAGCACCCAGTCTGAAAATCCGGACAATTATGTGGGCTGGCGCAGCCGGCAGGTGGAGATCCTGAATGCCTACGATGGAGATCAGGACGCCCTTACGACCAGCGCCAACCTCCAGAAGCGCGAAGTCAACTCCTACGCCGCCGTCTGGCAGGCGAACCTCTGGAACGACTCCATCGTCGGCATGTGGGGCATCCGCTACGACGAAGTCGATACCTACGGGAGAGATGCCTCTCGCGTGAACAACCGCGCGCAGTTCGACGGGCCCGACGGTCGCCTCTATACGCTCAATGGCATCAGCCCCATTGTCGATGATGCCTACTCTCCCAGCTGGAGCGTGGTGGCAAAGCTCAACAACCTGGTCGGCAACCGCCTGCCGATCGATGTAAACCTCGCTTACAACCGCTCGGAGAACTTCCAGGTCACCGGGCCCCGCAACGACATCCTCGGCAACGCCCTGGCCGCGCCTTCGGGTGAAACGGAAGACTACGGCATCGTGCTCGCCGACAAGAGCCGCCGCTTCATCTTCCGCATCAACCGCTTCGAGACCAAGGCGCTCAACGCCAACAACAGCGTGGGCTTCCCCACCTGGTTCTTCACCGGCACCGGCAACTTCATCATGCGCAATGAAGACCGCGTCGACGCCTACGAATACCAGCTCGGCGAGCTTGGCAACCCCGGCTCGGCCGGGCAGGACGGCTCCTGGGAGTGGCAGTATGCCCCACGCGTCGGCGAAACACAGGAGCAGGCCGATGCCGAGATGAATGCCGCCATCGCCGCCTGGCGCCAATACACGCAAGAGCCGCTCGTCCAGCAGATCATGCAGGCCTGGGGCTTCAACGACTTCGGCGTAACTCAGCTCACCACCATGAGCACCCCGGTCAACAACTTCACCGCGACGGAAGACCAGATCTCCAAGGGCTGGGAGTATGAGTTTACGGGTAACCCCACCCGCAACTGGCGCATCACCTTCAATGCCTCGGAGACCGAAGCCATCCGTTCCAACATCGGCGGGCAGCTGCTCTCCAATTTCGTGGAGCTGACCAACGAGTATCAAAATGGGCCGATGGGCCAGATCCGCCAATGGGGCGGCGGCGGTATCTCGTCCACCAGCCTCGTCAGCTGGAACTCCAACTTCTATTCGAGCTATGTGCTGATGAAGCAGATGGAAGGGCAACGCGCGACCGACCTGCGCCGCTGGCGCTTCAACCTCGTGACCAATTACGAGTTTGATGAGGGCCCGCTCGAAGGCATCAACATCGGCGCCGGCTACCGTTGGCAGGACAAGGTCGTGATCGGTTATCGTCCAGAACTGGCGGCAGACGGCCAGTCCGTCATCTTCGACCTCGACAGCCCCTACTACGGCCCGAGCGAAGACGCGATCGACCTCTGGATCGGCTACAAGCGCAAGCTGACCGACAAGATCGACTGGCGCATCCAGCTCAACGTGCGCAACGTCGGCCAGCACGAGGAGCTGATCCCGGTTGCGACCCAATGGGACGGCACTGTAGCCCAGTGGGCCATCGCCCCCCACGAAACGTGGACGCTCTCCACCACGTTCGAATTCTAG
- the uxaC gene encoding glucuronate isomerase, protein MSEFIHKDFLLSTKAARKLYHDYADGEPICDYHCHLSPQEVANDKRWDNIGEMWLGGDHYKWRAMRACGIPESSITGKETTWKQKFDAYAKTLPNALRNPLYHWSHLELKRYFDIDTLLSPKTADKIWKEANERLQSPEFSAQNVLRKFDVRYVGTTDDPIDSLEYHKQFAASGHPTRMVPTFRPDKATKLANLSAWNQWVEALAARANQEIQSLGDLLAALKQRHDFFHDMGARLSDHGLDVMPGIDCTEAEAEAIFAKARKGSAVSEKEEEQFGFFILRYVGQLNAAKGWTMQLHLAALRNTNARMMEKLGPDTGYDSLDDVPVARQVARFMDSLSSTNELPKTILYTVNPSQFYSLAVLMGNFQDGTVEGKIQLGSGWWHMDTLDGMTKQIDTLSSVGLLSPFVGMLTDSRSFLSYPRHEYFRRLLCEILGQDIEKGLVPADYDLVGDMVRRICYSNATNYFGLKA, encoded by the coding sequence ATGTCCGAATTTATCCATAAGGATTTCCTCCTTTCGACCAAGGCGGCCCGCAAGCTCTACCACGATTATGCCGACGGCGAGCCGATTTGCGACTACCACTGCCACCTTTCCCCGCAGGAAGTCGCCAACGACAAGCGCTGGGACAACATCGGCGAAATGTGGCTCGGCGGCGACCACTACAAGTGGCGTGCGATGCGTGCCTGCGGCATCCCCGAGAGCAGCATCACCGGCAAGGAAACGACCTGGAAGCAGAAGTTCGACGCCTACGCCAAGACGCTGCCCAACGCCCTGCGCAACCCGCTCTACCACTGGAGCCACCTCGAGCTGAAGCGCTACTTCGACATCGACACGCTGCTCAGCCCCAAGACCGCCGACAAGATCTGGAAGGAAGCCAACGAGCGCCTCCAGTCCCCCGAATTCAGCGCGCAAAACGTGCTGCGCAAGTTCGACGTGCGCTACGTCGGTACGACCGACGACCCGATCGACTCGCTCGAATACCACAAGCAGTTCGCCGCCTCCGGTCACCCGACCCGCATGGTGCCGACCTTCCGCCCTGACAAGGCGACCAAGCTCGCCAACCTCTCGGCCTGGAACCAGTGGGTCGAAGCCCTTGCCGCCCGCGCCAACCAGGAGATCCAAAGCCTGGGAGACCTGCTCGCGGCCCTCAAGCAGCGCCACGACTTCTTCCACGACATGGGCGCGCGCCTCAGCGACCACGGCCTCGACGTGATGCCCGGTATCGACTGCACCGAAGCGGAGGCCGAAGCCATCTTTGCCAAGGCCCGCAAAGGCAGTGCCGTCAGCGAAAAGGAAGAAGAGCAGTTCGGCTTCTTCATCCTCCGCTACGTCGGTCAGCTCAATGCTGCCAAGGGCTGGACGATGCAGCTCCACCTCGCCGCGCTGCGCAACACCAACGCGCGCATGATGGAAAAGCTCGGCCCCGACACCGGCTACGACTCGCTCGACGACGTGCCCGTCGCCCGTCAGGTCGCGCGCTTCATGGACAGCCTCTCGTCCACCAACGAGCTGCCCAAGACGATCCTCTACACCGTCAACCCCTCGCAGTTCTACTCGCTGGCGGTGCTCATGGGCAACTTCCAGGACGGCACGGTGGAGGGCAAGATCCAGCTCGGCTCCGGCTGGTGGCACATGGATACGCTCGACGGCATGACCAAGCAGATCGACACGCTCTCCAGCGTCGGCCTGCTCAGCCCCTTCGTCGGCATGCTTACGGACAGCCGCAGCTTCCTCAGCTACCCGCGCCACGAATACTTCCGCCGCCTCCTCTGCGAGATCCTCGGCCAAGACATCGAGAAGGGCCTCGTCCCCGCCGATTACGACCTCGTGGGCGACATGGTGCGCCGCATCTGCTACAGCAACGCCACCAACTACTTCGGCCTCAAGGCCTAG
- a CDS encoding SDR family oxidoreductase — MSYLEDLYGLKGQVAVVIGGTGELCGAMAEGIAAAGATTVLVGRSEAKAEARLAKIKELGGQATFIAADVSTKAAVEELLAKVLEQFGKVDIVVNGAGVNSPTPFFDVSEEEFDRIMNVNFKALYQACQVFGKYLVERGEGGSIINLGSMSGVIPLSRVFTYSASKAAVHNLSKNLAREWATQRVRVNTLVPGFFPAEQNKKVLTPERVATIMGHTPMKRFGEAQELVGATLLLASSKAGSFITGLELIVDGGYASMTI; from the coding sequence ATGTCCTATCTGGAAGATCTTTACGGCCTCAAAGGCCAGGTCGCCGTCGTCATCGGCGGCACGGGTGAACTCTGTGGCGCGATGGCCGAAGGCATCGCCGCCGCTGGTGCTACGACCGTGCTCGTGGGCCGCAGCGAAGCCAAGGCCGAAGCCCGCCTCGCCAAAATCAAGGAGCTGGGCGGCCAGGCCACCTTCATCGCCGCCGACGTCTCGACGAAGGCCGCCGTTGAAGAGCTGCTGGCCAAGGTGCTGGAGCAGTTCGGCAAGGTCGACATCGTGGTCAACGGTGCCGGCGTCAACTCGCCCACGCCCTTCTTCGACGTGAGCGAAGAAGAGTTCGACCGCATCATGAACGTCAACTTCAAGGCCCTCTACCAGGCCTGCCAAGTGTTCGGCAAGTATCTGGTCGAGCGCGGCGAAGGCGGCAGCATCATCAACCTCGGCTCCATGAGCGGCGTCATCCCGCTCTCGCGCGTGTTTACCTACAGCGCGTCCAAGGCTGCCGTGCACAACCTCTCCAAGAACCTCGCCCGCGAGTGGGCCACGCAGCGCGTCCGCGTCAACACCCTCGTGCCCGGCTTCTTCCCCGCCGAGCAAAACAAGAAGGTGCTGACCCCCGAGCGCGTGGCCACCATCATGGGCCATACGCCCATGAAGCGCTTCGGCGAGGCGCAAGAGCTTGTCGGCGCCACGCTGCTGCTCGCCAGCAGCAAGGCCGGCAGCTTCATCACCGGCCTTGAGCTGATCGTCGACGGCGGCTACGCCAGCATGACGATCTAG
- a CDS encoding Ldh family oxidoreductase yields the protein METFYVVPEAQHNALVAAAYQHRGFTADESSDAARFSAYATRHGIRTHNALKALHLDHLFGSGAKGCVPGAQIEKLPSRFEASEIWNANRKLGQSTGYAALERAIELADKYGIGQVSVDNAFHYLWGGGYVMDAAQRGYIAYTNCTAALAEVVPFGGKFPTLGTNPHSWGFPTSKALGFPIVIDWATSVVAMGRVQQLKREGKQLPPGAAVDKNGNITTNPDEVVALTTFGAHKGYGLSLINEIVGGFIGGSLPTLRSRWSERPEEKHTPCFYFQVIHPDALDGKDYALGRNQADNVKAVIEDVLGHGNESCMLPGQPEANFAKKSAVAGGLLFSAAEVEAFNELAEECGQAKWDLKSFATA from the coding sequence ATGGAGACTTTCTACGTCGTCCCCGAAGCGCAGCACAACGCCCTCGTGGCGGCTGCCTACCAGCACCGCGGCTTTACTGCCGATGAATCCAGCGACGCGGCCCGCTTTTCCGCCTACGCCACGCGCCACGGCATCCGCACGCACAACGCGCTGAAGGCCCTGCACCTCGACCACCTCTTTGGCAGCGGTGCCAAGGGCTGCGTGCCCGGCGCCCAGATCGAGAAGCTGCCCAGCCGCTTCGAAGCCAGTGAAATCTGGAACGCCAACCGCAAGCTCGGCCAATCCACCGGCTACGCCGCCCTCGAGCGCGCGATCGAGCTGGCCGACAAATACGGCATCGGTCAAGTGTCCGTCGACAACGCCTTCCACTACCTCTGGGGCGGCGGCTACGTGATGGATGCGGCCCAGCGCGGCTACATCGCCTACACCAACTGCACGGCCGCCCTGGCCGAAGTGGTGCCCTTTGGCGGCAAGTTCCCCACGCTCGGCACCAACCCGCACAGCTGGGGCTTCCCCACCTCCAAGGCGCTCGGCTTCCCCATCGTGATCGACTGGGCTACCTCCGTCGTCGCCATGGGCCGCGTGCAGCAGCTCAAGCGCGAAGGCAAGCAACTGCCCCCCGGCGCTGCGGTCGACAAGAACGGCAACATCACGACCAACCCCGACGAAGTCGTGGCGCTCACCACCTTCGGTGCGCACAAGGGCTACGGCCTCAGCCTCATCAACGAAATCGTCGGCGGCTTCATCGGTGGCTCGCTGCCCACGCTGCGCAGCCGCTGGAGCGAGCGCCCGGAAGAAAAGCACACGCCCTGCTTCTACTTCCAGGTCATCCACCCGGATGCCCTCGACGGCAAGGACTACGCGCTCGGCCGCAACCAGGCCGACAACGTCAAGGCCGTGATCGAAGACGTGCTCGGCCACGGCAACGAAAGCTGCATGCTGCCCGGCCAGCCGGAAGCCAACTTCGCCAAGAAGAGCGCCGTCGCCGGTGGTCTGCTCTTCAGCGCCGCCGAAGTCGAAGCCTTCAACGAATTGGCCGAAGAATGCGGCCAGGCCAAGTGGGACCTGAAGTCCTTCGCCACCGCCTAA
- a CDS encoding phosphoglycerate dehydrogenase, with amino-acid sequence MRVLLTTTSFQDTPGSHHDLLAETGWEIVTARGPLSEAQMLELVGDFDAFICGDDAITEQVIEKSLPRLRCISKYGIGVDKIDVKACTARQIPLCFTPGVNHTTVAEHCMALLLGLVKNLVEEVTITRNGQWKRLVGHEIMGRTLGIVGLGRIGKELAIRARAFALDVVAYDVYWDEDFARQHNIRRAHSLDELLPQCDILSLHTFLSEETRDMINARTLKMLKKDAILINCARGELVHTADVVEALKSGQLGGYGTDVLDQEPPPADHPLLQLPNCYVTPHIGSRTYESVVRQATKSVENLKLVLSGKKPLAQVNPEVAIKPQA; translated from the coding sequence ATGCGCGTACTGCTGACTACCACCTCCTTCCAGGACACCCCTGGATCGCACCACGACCTGCTGGCCGAGACCGGCTGGGAAATCGTCACCGCCCGCGGCCCCTTGTCCGAGGCTCAAATGCTCGAACTCGTCGGAGACTTCGATGCCTTCATCTGCGGCGACGACGCCATCACCGAGCAGGTGATCGAAAAGTCGCTCCCCCGCCTGCGCTGCATCAGCAAGTACGGCATCGGCGTGGACAAGATCGACGTCAAGGCCTGCACCGCCCGCCAGATCCCCCTTTGCTTCACCCCCGGCGTGAACCACACCACCGTGGCCGAACACTGCATGGCGCTCCTCCTCGGCCTGGTGAAGAACCTCGTCGAAGAAGTCACCATCACGCGCAACGGCCAGTGGAAGCGCCTCGTGGGCCACGAAATCATGGGCCGCACGCTCGGCATCGTCGGCCTCGGCCGTATCGGTAAGGAGCTGGCGATCCGCGCCCGCGCCTTCGCCCTCGATGTCGTCGCCTACGACGTGTATTGGGACGAAGACTTCGCCCGCCAGCATAACATCCGCCGCGCCCACAGCCTCGACGAGCTGCTGCCGCAGTGCGACATCCTCTCGCTGCACACCTTCCTCAGCGAAGAGACCCGCGACATGATCAACGCGCGCACCCTCAAGATGCTCAAGAAGGACGCCATCCTGATCAACTGCGCCCGTGGCGAGCTCGTGCACACGGCCGACGTGGTCGAAGCCCTCAAGAGCGGCCAGCTCGGCGGCTACGGCACCGACGTGCTCGACCAGGAGCCCCCGCCCGCCGACCACCCGCTGCTGCAGCTCCCGAACTGCTACGTGACGCCGCACATCGGCTCCCGCACCTACGAAAGCGTTGTGCGCCAGGCCACCAAGTCGGTCGAAAACCTCAAGCTCGTGCTCTCCGGCAAGAAGCCGCTCGCGCAAGTGAACCCGGAAGTGGCGATCAAGCCCCAAGCCTAA
- a CDS encoding LacI family DNA-binding transcriptional regulator: protein MSSRLPKKAFRSTGDLAAHLGISRWAVSRVLNGQPGVSESTRQRVEALIAESGFEPNRMARGLRGGATGLVGVLFQEIESPALARKAAQLQQRLRGEGYRAVIELSAGDQNWEAETLRHFMSLRVEGIVMVGTTLKATHPLIKQLVKQQVPAVVIDPASPLPMPTVQLDRSRAMAEAVHYLHGLGHRKFALLGLESDPILGPHRMRGIERARPELNLSAADFRSFHLPDRSLQDFLYGADLGRLWVEQARECTGIIANNDRIAIGALRALREAGLHAPTDFSIIGFDNTDVSSWVEPALTTIDQQIETLMSTAIQLLRARMSPEPVSPPPVETVEARMILRDTTGPVPTVR from the coding sequence ATGTCATCCCGACTCCCCAAAAAAGCGTTCCGCTCGACTGGCGACCTCGCGGCCCACCTGGGTATCTCGCGCTGGGCCGTGTCGCGCGTGCTCAACGGGCAGCCTGGGGTAAGCGAGTCGACCCGCCAACGCGTTGAAGCACTGATCGCGGAGAGCGGGTTTGAGCCCAACCGCATGGCGCGCGGGCTGCGGGGTGGGGCCACCGGCCTCGTCGGCGTGCTCTTTCAGGAGATCGAATCGCCCGCGCTGGCCCGCAAGGCCGCCCAGCTCCAGCAACGCCTACGCGGCGAAGGCTACCGTGCCGTGATCGAGCTGAGCGCCGGGGACCAGAATTGGGAGGCGGAGACGCTGCGCCACTTCATGTCGCTGCGGGTGGAGGGCATCGTGATGGTCGGCACTACGCTCAAGGCCACGCACCCCTTGATCAAACAACTTGTCAAGCAGCAGGTCCCCGCAGTCGTGATCGACCCGGCTTCGCCGCTGCCGATGCCCACGGTGCAGCTCGACCGCAGCCGCGCGATGGCCGAAGCCGTGCACTACCTCCATGGGCTGGGGCACCGCAAGTTTGCCCTGCTCGGGCTGGAGAGCGATCCCATCCTCGGCCCGCACCGCATGCGCGGGATCGAGCGCGCCCGCCCGGAGCTGAACCTCTCCGCAGCCGATTTCCGCAGCTTCCACTTGCCCGACCGTAGCCTGCAAGACTTCCTCTACGGGGCAGACCTGGGCCGCCTCTGGGTGGAGCAGGCCCGCGAATGCACCGGCATCATCGCCAATAACGACCGCATCGCCATCGGCGCGCTGCGGGCTTTGCGCGAAGCAGGGTTGCATGCGCCCACGGATTTTTCCATCATCGGCTTCGACAACACCGACGTCTCCTCCTGGGTCGAGCCGGCTCTCACCACGATCGACCAACAGATCGAGACGCTCATGTCTACCGCCATCCAGTTGCTCCGCGCCCGCATGAGCCCCGAGCCCGTTTCGCCGCCCCCGGTGGAGACGGTCGAGGCCCGCATGATTCTTCGCGATACGACCGGGCCGGTGCCGACAGTCCGTTAA
- a CDS encoding AraC family transcriptional regulator produces the protein MQSVKTALFRPSPSPQRPLPLPVRSVGHYRLHGDQPEAERQRWVYEFFWGLEGAGSFQVEGGEWLRLEPGEVFLYQPGDWHRIRQETPYWEYRWLTCDGHNTGQWLRELGIAERKFKAGPCPQDLFERLHERILDNTPTGEGASSALAYEILLRALPSHAATFLPASPIYQIRSEIDARFMDSNLSISRLAHKHGLHRTTLYRQFQAAFGVAPVAYVRNRRVQKALSLLKETALPMAEVAALSGFNDETYFSNVILKTVGVRPSTFRRKG, from the coding sequence ATGCAAAGCGTCAAGACCGCCCTCTTTCGCCCCTCGCCCAGCCCGCAACGGCCCTTGCCCCTGCCGGTGCGCTCCGTCGGCCATTACCGCCTGCATGGCGACCAGCCCGAGGCCGAGCGGCAACGCTGGGTCTACGAATTCTTCTGGGGGCTCGAAGGAGCGGGCAGCTTTCAGGTGGAAGGCGGTGAGTGGCTGCGGCTCGAGCCCGGCGAAGTCTTCCTCTACCAGCCCGGCGATTGGCACCGCATCCGGCAGGAGACGCCCTACTGGGAATACCGCTGGCTGACTTGTGACGGGCACAACACCGGCCAATGGCTGCGCGAGCTGGGCATTGCCGAGCGCAAGTTCAAAGCCGGGCCCTGCCCGCAGGACCTCTTCGAGCGCCTGCACGAGCGCATCCTCGACAATACGCCGACGGGGGAGGGCGCGTCTTCGGCCCTCGCCTACGAGATCCTGCTGCGTGCGCTGCCAAGCCACGCCGCGACATTTCTGCCTGCCTCGCCCATCTACCAGATCCGCAGTGAGATCGACGCGCGGTTCATGGACTCGAACCTCTCGATCAGCCGCCTCGCGCACAAGCACGGCCTGCACCGCACCACCCTCTACCGGCAGTTCCAGGCGGCCTTTGGCGTGGCGCCTGTCGCCTACGTGCGCAACCGTCGGGTGCAAAAGGCGCTCTCCCTGCTCAAGGAAACGGCCCTGCCCATGGCTGAAGTGGCGGCCCTCAGCGGCTTCAACGACGAAACATATTTCTCCAACGTCATCCTCAAGACGGTCGGCGTCCGCCCCAGCACCTTCCGGCGAAAGGGGTAA